In the genome of Pseudanabaena mucicola str. Chao 1806, the window AATTAGCCTTAGATTTTAGTGGGCTGCATGTTGCTTGTATTTGTGGCGCAAACGGAGCAGGGAAGTCTTCGTTATTAGAGGCAATTTCTTGGGCAGTGTGGGGAGCGAGTCGGGCGGCGAGTGAAGATGATGTGATTCATGTTGGAACAAAGGAGACACAAGTTGATTTTACGTTTATCGCAAGTGGTGAGGTCTATCGTGTAATTAGAACCCGATCGCGCAATAGTTCAACCTCTCTAGAATTTCAGGTACAGAGTGAAGGCAAGTTTAAATCCCTGACAGAGCGTAAGGTGCGATCAACGCAGCAAAGTATCATTTCCCATCTGAAAATGGATTATGAAACTTTTGTCAACTCGGCATATTTGCGGCAAGGTCGTGCCGATGAATTTATGCTGAAGCGTCCCAGCGATCGCAAACAGATTTTGGCGGATATGCTGGCACTATCGCAGTACGACGATTTGGCGGAAAGGGCTAAGGATATTGCACGAAATAGCAAGGCAGAATCGGCGGTTTTAGAAAATTTGTTAGCGCATTTGCAAGAACAGATTTTAGCGGGAGCCGAAATTGCGCCACAGTTAGAAACTTTGCGATCGCAGTTATTAGATTTGCAAACGTGGGAAAATCGCGATCGCGCTAAATTGCAAGCTGTCGAAGATTTACAAAAGCAATATACCAGCGTTTTCCAGCAGTTGATTTGGCAACAGCAACAGCAAACTTCGCTCTCTGGTAACCTGACGCAAATAGAAAGACAACTCGCTAGCCAACAGAAGCAATTACAGCAATTAGAAGTATACCTAAGAGAGCGATCGCTAATTTTGCAAGATTACGAACGCTATCAATTGCTGTCTAATCAAGAGGCTGAACTAGAGCGCAAGTTTCAAAAATATCAACAGTTAAGTGAAAGGCGCGGCGACTTTAGCCACAAACTCGCCAGTTTGCGGAGCGAACTTAAAGGTCAGTTACGCCATTATCAAGCGCAGTTAGAAAGCCTAGTACAACAGGAAACTGATTTGCAAGGTGTGTTGAGTCGGGCTACGGAAATTGAAGCTGCGATCACTGAATTACACAAAGCAAGGGCAGTTTTGCAGGAATTTGATCGACTCCATGCTCAATCTACACCACTCGTCCATCGCTATCAGACGCTTAAGCATCAGTTAGAAAGGGAAGAAACTAAACTAACGGCAAAGTTAGAAGAATTAGTTGCTAAGCGTGACCAATTGCAATTGCAAGTCAAAGATCGTGATCGCCTACTCAATCATGCTCAGGAGTTAGATCGTCAAATCGATGCTTTGCAAAAAAAACAAGTCTATCAACAGCGTGTCCATGAAAAGGGATTGGAACGCAGGGACTTTTTGGAGAGATTAAAAACCCGTTTGGCGGATACAGAGACAGCATTTAATAAACTAGAAGCAAAAATGCGTCAGTTAACTGTGCCAAATGCTCCCTGTCCATTATGCGATCGCCCGCTTGACGAAGCACATTGGCAATTAGTTCAGAAAAAGCACAAGCAAGAATCTCGCGATTTGCAAGCGGATATTTGGGTGGTCAAGGAGCAGCAGGCGGCTTCTAATTGTGAAATTGAAGTTTTGCGTGAGGAATATCGCCTATTAAAGAAAGAACTTGCACCGCTTAATGATTTAATTCAGCGTAAGGGAACTTTACAGGAAAGACTCAAAGCTATATCCGAGTCAGTGCAAAGGCTAGAAATCATTAATGCCGAAATCCAAGATTTAAGCGATCGCTTGCAAACAAAAAATTATTTACGAGAAGCATGGGAGGAGATGGAATTAATTGATCATAATATTCATAAATTTGCCTATGATGAAAAAAATCATGCCCTTGCTCGTGGTGATATTGAGCGTTGGCGCTGGGCGGAAATCAAGCAATCGGAATTAAAAAACGCCCAACGTCAAGCGGATAATCTCTCGCAAAAAATCCCTGACCTTCAATTAAAAATCAATCAATTAGATGAGCGTTTACAAAAAAATTTGATCGATCTAGAAGTACAGCATGAACTCGAACAATGCGATCGCGCTCTGACTCAACTAGGTTACGATCCCGATTTCCATCAACAACTCCGCACCCAAAAGCAAGAACTCACTCTATCGCTATTACGCTATCAAGAACTCATTCGCGCCGAAGAGGAATATCCTGAACTTCAGCAACAGGTAAGTCATTTGCAACAGTCCCAAACTAAACAACAGCAGGAATTACAAATAATTACCAATCAAATTACGGAATTACAATCACAAATTCAATCTCTTCAAGGCGATCATGGTCGTGAGATTCAAGTTCTAAAGCAAAATTTACAAAACTGGCGATCGCGAATGGACTCTCTCCTCGCCCTAATTGGTAGCCTTCAGCAAGCCCAACAGCAACTAGAGCAAAGCCGCAAACGTGAACAAGAAACCATCGCTCAAATCGAAACTGCTTGCCAACGTCAGCGCATCCATACTGAACTCTATCAAGCCTTTGGGAAAAATGGCATTCAAGCCCTAATGCTCGAAAATATCTTACCGCAAATTGAAGTGGAAGCCAATCAAATTCTCGCGCAACTGAGCGATCGCCAATTAAACGTGCGATTCATTACTCAAAAATCTGGCAAAAAAAGCGATCGCCTCATCGAAACCCTCGACATTGAAATTGCCGACACCAAAGGTACAAGACCATATGAAACTTATTCAGGCGGTGAAGCTTTTCGCATTAATTTTGCAGTGCGCCTTGCCCTCTCTCGTGTCCTTGCACAGCGGAAAGGCAGTACTTTACAAACCCTTATTATCGATGAAGGCTTTGGCAGTCAAGATCAGTTAGGATGTGATCGTCTTGTCAGTGCCATAAATGCGATCGCACACGATTTTGAGTGCATTCTCGTGATTACGCATATGCCACTAATGAAAGAAGCTTTTAATACACTAATCGAAGTGTCTAAAAATGGCGACGGATCAAGCGTGCAGTTAATTGGATAGATATGAGGCGGTGTGAAGCAAAGAAGGCATTTGCTCACCCACCTAACCACAAATGTCCAACCGTCTCATCCTCTCTAAGCTAAAAGTTGCCGAAGTAAGTCTGCGGGAATATCCTCGGTTAAATTTAAAAAGATGGCACTGCCATATTCACTGTCGTAAGTGGTCATTGGTCTTGCTGTCAAATCTTGACGTACTTACTTCTGTAGGAATGTATCTCTTTGGGCGGCTGTCTCAAAACTACTGATCCGTTCGTGACATAACGGCATTGCCCAACTCCCTGTCATCTCTGGTATCCATGCCAAAGTACTGTGGTCAAGCCCTAGCACGATCGGTTTGTTGCCTTCAACCAAATTCGGTTGATGCACGA includes:
- a CDS encoding AAA family ATPase, with translation MSYQQLALDFSGLHVACICGANGAGKSSLLEAISWAVWGASRAASEDDVIHVGTKETQVDFTFIASGEVYRVIRTRSRNSSTSLEFQVQSEGKFKSLTERKVRSTQQSIISHLKMDYETFVNSAYLRQGRADEFMLKRPSDRKQILADMLALSQYDDLAERAKDIARNSKAESAVLENLLAHLQEQILAGAEIAPQLETLRSQLLDLQTWENRDRAKLQAVEDLQKQYTSVFQQLIWQQQQQTSLSGNLTQIERQLASQQKQLQQLEVYLRERSLILQDYERYQLLSNQEAELERKFQKYQQLSERRGDFSHKLASLRSELKGQLRHYQAQLESLVQQETDLQGVLSRATEIEAAITELHKARAVLQEFDRLHAQSTPLVHRYQTLKHQLEREETKLTAKLEELVAKRDQLQLQVKDRDRLLNHAQELDRQIDALQKKQVYQQRVHEKGLERRDFLERLKTRLADTETAFNKLEAKMRQLTVPNAPCPLCDRPLDEAHWQLVQKKHKQESRDLQADIWVVKEQQAASNCEIEVLREEYRLLKKELAPLNDLIQRKGTLQERLKAISESVQRLEIINAEIQDLSDRLQTKNYLREAWEEMELIDHNIHKFAYDEKNHALARGDIERWRWAEIKQSELKNAQRQADNLSQKIPDLQLKINQLDERLQKNLIDLEVQHELEQCDRALTQLGYDPDFHQQLRTQKQELTLSLLRYQELIRAEEEYPELQQQVSHLQQSQTKQQQELQIITNQITELQSQIQSLQGDHGREIQVLKQNLQNWRSRMDSLLALIGSLQQAQQQLEQSRKREQETIAQIETACQRQRIHTELYQAFGKNGIQALMLENILPQIEVEANQILAQLSDRQLNVRFITQKSGKKSDRLIETLDIEIADTKGTRPYETYSGGEAFRINFAVRLALSRVLAQRKGSTLQTLIIDEGFGSQDQLGCDRLVSAINAIAHDFECILVITHMPLMKEAFNTLIEVSKNGDGSSVQLIG